CTTGgtactttgttttattcatttattacacTTCAAACCCTGAACCTGACCTTGGAAACTGCTAGGTTTGGTTTTGATGATGAAAATTAGTTGGGGTTTACTGAGTGTAAGAAGGGCAAGaggttttttaaagatgaagaggaagtgaattttttttttgaagtaccTATTACATGCCCCTTATGTTTTATATGTTAACGTTAAATCCCACAATACTCTGATCGAatttccatttcatagatgagggaACTAAGTTAAATGATTTGCTGAAAGTAAATAGGTAAGGGACAGAATTCAGAATATAGTTTGCCTGCAGAATCCATTACTCTTTCCACATCATGCTGCAGCCTGAaagtttgggttttcttttctttttttttttgtcatctgaAAAATGATTTGGCCCTAGCAGTATTCACCGACCATGGCAAATCTTTAATTGATCTTTCCATGCCATAGCCTACCGATTATCCACAAGGAATAGCAACAGTTAAAGcctgttctctgtaattaagtcTGGTTCCCTTACCAACTCCACCATGTAATTAAACTTATTTCTCGAACAGGCAGATATGGTTCACTAAAGAATCTGAGAAGAGCCATTTAAATCATGCTTAGTTTCTTGCTTTGGGTTAATGGCCAAGTCTGGGCTCGGAACTGAAGTTTAAGAGGAATGTAGGGAATGTTGCTGGCCCAGAACTCACCAGGCTTGACTCTACACAGGAGTCAGGGTGTATTTCCTGCATGATCTGTGAAACTTATTTCTGCTCATTGTTTTCCTCGATGAACGTGTTGGGCAAAAATGCAGGTTGctaaatatttatccttttctgGGAACAGCCTTGGTTGGCTTAGGCAGCAAATCTCATATAGTTATCAATCATCAGAAATGGAAAATGCTTTTTGAAGGGTGTAATTATCAGAGGTCTCACATgaacagtcttaaaaaaaaagatatttcccgTATCAGTACATTCTGTGGCTGCACTAATGAAAAAATTTGGCTTATCCCACAAAGTTTAtggactttacttttttttcagttgaaataAGATTTGACTTAGCATCAGGCACTGAAAGCCTAAGGATGGTATTAAATAGTGAAATCATACAGGCTGTGTTGTAATGCGGAGTGAGAAGGGGAACCCACAGAGATTCAATTATCTTCAGGAGTCTATAAAACCCTAGGCTCACAAACACacatcaaataaataactattagAGTAACCAAAAGTTGCTTTGAGTTAaaagtcattaaataaaaataagataataggCAAGATCACTTGGATCCAGACATCAAATAAAACGTCAAGATGAAACACCGGTGGGttgtaaaacaaacacaaaccaaaCCCCTCTCTTCTTCTACCATGGGTCAAAAAAGGAGCTTAAGACAATCCGAAAGTATTTCTAAGTTTGCAGTCCCCAAAATGTAAGGATTCAAAGGTCCCATACAAAGTACTGCCCACTTTCTTGGTCTCACCATCGCTGTTCTAGGGACTTATGCAATTAGTAcctggaaaaaaacccaacacaacCTCTTAAGAGGGTTGGAGGAGTCCTGATCTCCTGGATGCAATGGAATTTAtgccaggagattttttttttttttttatgccaggAGGTTAAAGAGAACAATTAATTTACGACTTTCTCTGTTTGCAGTATGTGCTCCACTTGTTATCTGTACATATTGTGATGCATGGTAATTACAATGCTGAAAAAAACGTGCAACACGTGCCCATTGTAGTTAGGCTTAAAAAGGGGGCATTTGTCATTTTAGTCTGCACGTCTGGTTCTATCATATTTGCCAAATGATTAATATAGGAATATATCACAGTGAAATCCTTTTATATCACAGTTTTATTTGCCAGGAAATAGAAtactttccttccctctccctcccccacattcTCTACTGAACTCTGAAATTTCCTGCACTAGGGTTCATTTGAGTGAACAGGACAGAGAAACTGCTCTTGTCTTTGTTCAATTCTGTTAGTTCCGGTAATCACAACTGGGATATATATGCatcctttgttttaaaaagcacacacacaaggGAGAAACCCTAAAGCTTATTCTAAAAGCAGGTAGGGCATCAGAGATCTCCCACagttaaaaccacagaaattaaattctaaattttaaactcccttttattgaaatataagtttgtttagtatatttacaacacactttatgcacatatatacacagaaggcaaattttgtcaaataaaaaagtttttcttaataaaaaactaaaataaaaacaaagtaaagtgcatgaaattcattttcttctggtgAACATCATCATTGTCAAAATTTTGGtcggaggggaggggggaggaagaagaaattcaTTACTTGACTCTGCATACGGCCGGTCCTGCATTTGTAGCCTTTAGGCCAAAAAGACATGTGGTAAGGAACAAGTCAGACAAATTGTCAGGGTCTGGAggacctcccccgcccccccgttCTGAAGGTCCTGCTCTCTTTGTCCTATCGGgagccttcccccccccccccccccccgctcctaACAGTGATCTCACCGTGAACGGTGCTGGAACAAAGGCAGAACACAGGAAGGGGGCTCCACCAGCCAATGTCACAGCCCTACTCCGGGGCCACCAGCGCGGCGTTTGGGAGGAAATGCACAATTAGCTCAACGGCTCAAATAGAAGTTTTCCTTTTTCGGAAAGGGGAATGAAGGGGTCAGGGAATGGGATGCATCTCCCACGGAGACGGCCAGCCGGGGGCCAGACTCCGGCCGCCAGTTTCTTCGGATCCAAACTCCGTGCGGATGCAGGGCAGAATCCTTTTATAGGCTGGGCGGAGGGGCTGTTACACTTCTCGCCCCGGTGAGTTCGTCCTCTCCGAACTTTGAAAGGAAACAGCGCGAGGCTGAAAGGGGCAGGTGGGTGAAGCCGTGAAGTTTCAGCCTCCATTCCGCTGGGGCCGCTGGCTGGGCGTTGGCCGGTCCCAGGCGGTGGCCGAGGCGACGGCCCTTCCCCCATCATCCACTCCCCAGCCAggggtctctccctctcttctgccagGGGACGCTAAGTCCCCGGTCGGCGGCCGTACTTGGCCTTACAGTGCAAAATGTGCTTGGCGAGGAAGTCGAGGCGGCGCTGCAGCAGCTGAGCGTGGGGGTCGGCGAGCGCGGCCAGCTCCGGGAAGCGAGGCTCGTGGCGCCGGTAGAGGCGCAGCAGCCGGGCGGCCGCGTCCTGGCCGCGGTGCAGCTCCAGGACGCGCCGCGCTGTCCGCTCGCGGAACACGCACACCGACTGCAGCAGCGGCTCGTTATACTTGTCCCACATGCTCGCCACCCGGTAGCCGTGCACCAAGCCCGCCTCGTTGTCCAGAAAGACCAGCGCCCCGCCGGGGCCGCGGTGCAGGTTGCTGGTGGCGCGCTGCATGACGCGCGGGTCCCACTGCAGGCTGAAGAGGTTGCTGACGAGCCGGTCGAAGTTGGCCGTCAGATAGTCGAAAAGGATCAAGTCGGTCCACTGCACCAGGTCCACCAGCTCCGCCTGGCTGCGGTTGGCCAGCTCGCCCCCGGCGGCACGCAGGGGCCGCAGCTGGCCGTCCTCGGAGCGCCAGGGCGCGGGCACCACCACGTCCGTGAGGTTGGGCAGCCAGCGCGTCAGGCTCACCACGCTGCCCTCCGTCCAGTGCGCCGCACGAAGCTCCTCCTGCACCTGCGCCCACTGCGCGCCGCGAGCCTCCACCCGGGCCAGTGCCAGCGGCGGCACGTGGCGCTGGAGGCCCAGCAGGCGCGCCAGGTAGTAGGACAGGGCCTCGCCCTGTATCTGCTCGGGGTTGATGCCGTAGCGCACGCAGGCGCGGGTGCCGTCGGAGAATCGGGCCAGCCGGTTGGAGCTGCGCCCGCAGCCGCCGCGCTCCAGGGCCACCACCCGGGCGCCGCGCACCGCCTCCAGCCACGCCGCCGCCTGCGACTCCGAGAAGCCGCGGGGCACCTGCTCCTCCAGGCCGCGGCTCCAGAAGACGCCCCCGTGCACCGCGGCGCGCCCCTCGGGCCCGGGCCGCCCGGCTGGCACGTGCCGCCCGCGCTCGCCCGGGGGCCTCCGGGCCGGGCGGTCCGCGCCGGCCGCCAAGGTGAGCAGCGCCCGGAAAGTTTTCAGGGAGCCGCCGCGGGCGTCCCGCGCCAGcggcgggggcagggggaagcGAGGCGCGGGCCCCGGGCCGCCGCTCCGGGCCGGGCGCCGGGGGAGTCGGTCTTCGGGCGGCTGGGTGCGCGGCGGCAGGAGCCCGCCCCACAGCGCCAGCAGCGAGCCCAGCGCCAGCAGCCAGagccccgcggcggcggcggcagcggcggcgtcCCGCATCCTCCTGCCCATGCTCCCCCCCCCGGCCGTGCCGGGGCCGCCGCCGCTTCAAGCCGAGCCCGGGCGCCCCGGTCCCGGCGGCGAGGCGGGCCCGGCAGCGTACTGGCTCCGGGGCTCCGGGCGCCTCAGCCCCATCGCGGCCGCGGGGCTCTGCCCGGCGCTGGGAACTCGCCGCGCCGCCGCTTCCCAGCTGCTTTTGTATTTCGCTGTGAGACCCTCGGGCGGGCGCGATTCACAGGCGCCCGGACCACGTGGGAGCGAGGGGgattcccctccccctccgccgctccccgccccttcccctcctcttccccttaaAGCGGCGATGGCTCCTTCCAAGCGGGAGAGGCGGCCCCACTTCGGTCGGGGACTTCGGGGCCTGGTGGAAGCCGGGCTAGCGGCGCCCGCGCGGGGGCGTCGGAGGGGGCGGCGCCGAGCCCGAGCGGCGCGGGAGAGGGAGGGACGCGGCTCTGGCCCCGGCGGGGGTCGGAGTGGTCGCCCGGTCCCCTGCGCCGGGGCAGCGCCTGGCCTCCTGCAAAGTTCCGAGTGACCCCTGCCGCGCTCCGGGCGCCGCCAGGCGCGGGTTGGGGCGGGTTCCTTCGGCTCGTTGCTTTCCGACGGTGTGATTCACCCTGCCTTATGTAAATCCACGGGAAGCTCTCCGAGCCACAGAGACTGTGACTCCAGCCCGGTTAGAGACAACTTTGAACCGACACCCCGTTTTCGAGCGCGCCTACCACCGCGGGTCACTGCGGCGCGTGCGCTTTGAGGTTGGTCGTTGCATCTTTCCCGAGGGACTCACGGGGAATTAAACCTCGCTGTGCAAGTAATAGAACACCTAGGCTAGCTCCCAGCCGTTCGTTTATCCGTTCATCGAAGCTTGGTCTCAGGGCAGTAAAACCCACAGAATCTCCCCGTGCTCCTGGAGCTTACGTTCCAGGGAGAGGTTCAGGTTGCTATGAGAACATTGTAACCCAGGATCTGACCTTGTGCAGGAGGGAGAGGTGTCAGAGATTCTCTCTCCaaagaaatgatataattttgcccaggaggaaactgaggcggaAAAGGCTTGCTCAATACGGCGGACTTAGCCAGTGCACAaactaaataaaattcaaactcggACCTTCTGGCAGCACGCCACCTGATTTTCCCT
Above is a genomic segment from Halichoerus grypus chromosome 11, mHalGry1.hap1.1, whole genome shotgun sequence containing:
- the FJX1 gene encoding four-jointed box protein 1, with amino-acid sequence MGRRMRDAAAAAAAAGLWLLALGSLLALWGGLLPPRTQPPEDRLPRRPARSGGPGPAPRFPLPPPLARDARGGSLKTFRALLTLAAGADRPARRPPGERGRHVPAGRPGPEGRAAVHGGVFWSRGLEEQVPRGFSESQAAAWLEAVRGARVVALERGGCGRSSNRLARFSDGTRACVRYGINPEQIQGEALSYYLARLLGLQRHVPPLALARVEARGAQWAQVQEELRAAHWTEGSVVSLTRWLPNLTDVVVPAPWRSEDGQLRPLRAAGGELANRSQAELVDLVQWTDLILFDYLTANFDRLVSNLFSLQWDPRVMQRATSNLHRGPGGALVFLDNEAGLVHGYRVASMWDKYNEPLLQSVCVFRERTARRVLELHRGQDAAARLLRLYRRHEPRFPELAALADPHAQLLQRRLDFLAKHILHCKAKYGRRPGT